DNA from Homo sapiens chromosome 11 genomic patch of type NOVEL, GRCh38.p14 PATCHES HSCHR11_1_CTG1_2:
caagtcttttatcagatatgtgtttgcaaatattttctcccagtctttggcttatcttttcattctcttaacagtgtctttcacagagcataagtttttaattttcatgaagccaactaattctttttttaatgattcaTGCTTTTGCtgttatatctaaaaagtcatcgccaaacccaaggtcacctagattttctcctatattatcTTCTAGCAGTTTATATTAGTACTTTTGTATTTTAcatctagattcatttttttacatgtggatgtccagttatttcagcaccatttgttgaaaagagtaaACTTTCTCCATTAAATTGCTTTTGCTCCTTTGTCTAAGATCAATTGACCATTTTTGTGTAGGTTTGTTTCTGGTTCTCTATTCTACTCCACTgatttctctattattttaacaataccatactgtcttgattactgtagctttatagtaggAAGAAGTTGGATAGCAGCactcctccaactttgttcttcttcaatattttattggctattctgagtcttttgcctTTGCACATAAACATTAGAATCATCTTATCAATGTCCACAAAGTTATTTGCTGGGAtcttgattgggattgcattgaatctacagatcaaaCTGGGGAAAActaacatcttaacaatattgagtctttctattcatgaacatggaaaaTCTTCCCATTCATTTACagcttctttgatttctttcctcagAGTGTTGTCATTTTCCTCATAgagatcttgtacatatttaaTTAGGTTTATATGTAAGTATTTTTTGGTGTTTCCTCTGTCCCTCTGCCTTTTCCAGTAGAAGCTTCCTTTTGTGTTCCTGCTATATTATCTTTGCCCTCCTTCTGTCCATGGACAGAAGGACATTTTTGCTCCTCCTTAGGTCCATGACTCAAGCTGCTTTtgacagaaaataaattctggctctgtgatttcttttcatttgaatgTTTTATCTTGAATGATACATTGTTCATCTGAATACCTTTTACCAGATTCTTTATTTTAGCTTCATACAGGGAGAATTCCAAATCCCAGGTCCTGTTGTGCTTCATAGATTCCATCTGTTCTTTAAAATGCTTCAGATCCTGCGCTAAACAGGGAGAAATTCTGAAGCAGAACTTGAGCTCCAAGTTCGAGAAGCTGTCTTTTTTCGAGATGTCCAGTAAAAACTGCATAGTGAGGGTCATCTCATCATTCCCTTCCTGCTCCTTTACCTCCAGCAGCCTTTGCACTTCTCTGCGGGACTCCTTCCCCAGCCGGCTTTGGTCCTCTTTCACCAGGTAAGACATGGCATGAAAAAAGTCCTGGAAGCTGATGTGGCGGAAGCTGTAGAACTTCTTGATGGCAAGTCCCAATTGGTAGTCGTTACTACTCAGGAAAGCGGCAAGCCTGGGGCCATCTAAATTATGTTTCCTGAGCTCAGCTTCTTCAAATAGGAACCTCTGGTGCTGAATCCCTTCAGCTGCTAGGGAGCACAGACTCCTCAGGACCCTGTGCCGGGAAAGCTCGGAGCAGCCCCCATCATCATCGGGCGGCAGAAAGGTGGAGACGTAAGCCATGAAGATGTCAGTGCTGTTTCTAGGTGTCTCTAAGACAACTTTGCCTCTCTCCATCTGCCCCTGCAGCCAGGAGCAGACCACCCAGCAAATGCCTGGAACCTGACACGCTTTGTAGAGAATGTCATTTTTCTGTACAATGTCGAAGGCACGGTCAGCTTGCTTCTCATCCGTGAAATAGGAGCTGAAGTACCTCGCCCTctcctcctcagagaagcctagGATATGGACATGACGTGCTTGTTTCAGCAAGGGCTCCAGATTCCTCAAAGCCAGGGGCCGGGTGGTGATGAGAAGGGAGCACGTGGGGAGTGTATGTCTCCTAATTAGAAGGTGCAGCAGGCTCTCCTTGGGACTCAAACCCCTCTTCTTCAACTTTTCTTCAAAGGGCCTCTGCAGCTCATCAAAGCCATCCAGGATGAACAGGAGCCGCTCTGGCTGCCTCAGAATCTCTGTGACAGGGGCTTGATTGTCCCCGCAGCACCAGAAAAGGAGCTGCTCCAGTTTGCTCTCCAGCAGCAGGACCACTTCTTTGCAGCTTACATAAAAGACATAATCAAACCGGCCTGGGTACAGAGTACCGGTGGCCCAGTCCAACACCATTTTTCTGGCGAGAGTTGTCTTTCCAGTGCCAGCCGACCCCTGTAGCACAACTAAGGATGGGGCCAGTGAGGGCTTTTCCCCTGAATCAAATAGAGCCTCCACCGTGACAGACTCCAGCTCCTGCTCCGGGAAGGGGCAGGCAAGTGATTCTGGGCTCTCTGAGCTGGGCTTGGCCACCAGGAGCACCTGGTTGTATCTGCCATTGACTCCTGCTTCCTGCCATTCCTCTAGGCAGCGCACATGCTCTCGGTATACTTCTCTGTAATCTGAGCCAAACAAATGGGATGTTAGGTAGTGAAATGGGAATTTTAGAAGGCAAAATGGCCCCTCCAAACTGACTCTGCTCATTAGTCTTCTTGTATGTCTCCAACTTGGATCTTGCTGAGATTATAGTTCTGGCTTCATGGGGAGGGGCCACtgtatgtgtgcatgagtgtgtgtgtgcaggcgcAGTATGCATATGCACATCTGTATGAGTGTGCAAGggtgtgctctgtgtgtgtggaTAGTTGTGCATGAATGCTGGTATCCACATGTGCTCGTGGACCTTCATGTACTGTTGTGGAGGGAAGTCATGTCAGTGTGCATCAGCAAGTGTGTGTCTGTAAGAATACATGTAAGTGCAAAATGCCTGTGTGAGAATGCATGAATGTCTGAGTGTTCATGTGAAATGTCTCCATGTGAAGAGGTGAGgacagagagaggggaaaggaaagggatgCCTGAGGATGGTGAAGTGATAGGAGCCTTGATATAGTTTGGGTGTTTATCCCCTCCAAATTTcaggttgaaatgtgatccccaatgttggaggcagGGCCTAGTGGGAGTTGTTTTTGTCATGGGggcaaatccctcatgaatgtcttggggCCCTCCCCACGGTAATGAacgagttcttgctctattagctacacaagagctggttgtttaaagagcctggcacctcctcccctctctcttcctccctctcttgccatgtgacacaccaGCTCTGACCTTGCCTTCTTCCATAACTGAAAGCTGCCTGAGGCCTCGCCAGAAGTCAATGTTGACAATATGCCTCTTGTACCACCTGccaaaccatgagccaaataaacctcttttctttataaattacccagtctcaggtattgctTTATAGCAATACCAAAGGGACTAAGATaagcctgttcttttttttttttttttttttttgagatggagtttcgctctgtcgcccaggctggagtgcagtggcgcgatctcgactcactgcaagctccgcctcccgggttcacgccattctcctgcctcagcctcccgtgtagctgggaccacaggcgcacgccaccatgcccggctaatttttttgtatttttagtagagacggggtttcaccgtgttagccaggatggtctcgatctcctgacctcgtgatccgcctgtctcagcctcccaaagtgctgggattacaggcgtgagccactgcgcccagccgataaGCCTGTTCTTGGGAAAGGACAAGCCAAATGCTAAAGATAAAACAGCTTCTCAGAAAGAGCCATGACTCTGGGTCCATGAAACCCTCCCATTTGTACGTAGCAGAGGAGCTTTCAAGCATGAAAGGAGCCTATGGGAGGGAGCAAAGGCACCAAAagatccctccctccccccaggCACCCACAGGAAGAACCAGCAGGCCATGAGGTCCCACACCACCCATTCTGTAGTGTGGTTCCTTGAGAGATCAGGGCCACAGAAGACTTAGAAGCGCCTGAGCAGCTTGCCAGGAAGCAGCTAGGGACAGGTCTGACCCCTACATCCTGATGCTATTTCTTCTGGTTAGTGGAAATCCCTTCACCAACACCCTCCCAGTCTCTAAGACCCTTTCTTCAGACTCTCCCCTTCTCTGCCACTGCAGCTGGAGGTAAGATGTGGGGAAGAAAGGCTAgtcttttcttaaataaatccCAGCTTTGGCTCAGTCCCCCTCCTGACAGTTGTTGGAACCCTCAGGTGGAGACCACCAAGGACTCTGGGGCACCAGGGACTAGAGGACAAGGTGACAGAAGGCATAAGGTACAGGCTACAGGCAGCTCTGGAAATGCCATGGTGGGAGGGGAGTCCCAGTGCCATcctgccctccccttcccccgCTCCACACTCACCATGCAGACAAATATGGCTGAGCTGGTCCACAAGTTCCAACAGGTTCATGACCTTCAAGCCCTTGAGGACAACTTTCACAGCCTCCTTTTCTCCATACTTTGAAATCAGTAATTCTGCCAGGTCCACCGGAATCAGGCCCTCCAACTCCCCTCTGGCCAGTGGGGGCTGGCCCTCAGACAGGGTCATATCCCGTAAGTAGAACTTTAACTTCTTGAAATCGTTCTCCTCAAGGTCACTCAAGGCCCAGAGCAATGCCTCCCGGGGCTTTCTGGCCTTGGCCATGGCCATGGTGATCTGGGGGAAGGATCAAGTCCAGACCAGAAGACCAGTGACCTGGAGAAAGAGGCAAAAGGAGAGGTCCACTGCTGAGAGGCCCACCCTGCTTTCTGGGGGCTTGGCCAAGTTATAGAGCGGAGGCCAGGGAGAGACGAGATACATGTGCAAAGCTCCAAGAAAGACAAGCAGATGAAACGCAGGGGAATTTTCCTAGTCATTCCCCTCTGCCTCTTAGTCAGGTGACACGTGACTGTGTTGGCAAATGGGTAGGAAGGTATGTAGGTGTGTTaatctctcaatctctctctctctcccccaaactctatctctgtctctctctctccccccactcccttcctctttccctctcaaCACGTTCTTTATTAGGCTCTGTATGCCTCCTTAGACGgatggattaagaaaaaaaagtctaagttttttattttattttttttggagacagagtctacctctgttgcccaggctggggagcagtggcatgatctcggctcacctcaacctccacatcccacgttcaagcaattctcctgcctcagcctcccaagtagctggaattgcaggtgcccaccaccatgcccagctcacttttgtatttttagtagagatggggtttcaccatacggGCCCGGCtagactcgatctcctgacctcaggtgatctgcccgccttggcttcccaaagtgctgggattacaggcatgagctactgtgcccggccaagttttaagttttaaaagtgaGACTGTCCCTGGCTGTGTGAACCTATAGAAAGCTGGAGCACATTTGCTGGAACTGCTGTGGTATGGCAAGAAGGTAAAAAAAATCTACACTCAACCCATTGGCCTCACATGTCAGCCTCCTGGCCTCAGTCACACAGGGATTGCAAAGCTAGAAGTCTCCTAAttcaaataaggaaacaaatCCAGATAATGATAGGAAGAGGAACCGCCACCTGTGAGTGCTGACTTTGTGCCAGGTGATTTACATATCCTTTTTGATCATCTCAGAAATCGTCTCAGGAACTGTTCCACATGAGAAATTTGGCAGTCAGAGAAAAATGGTTTTTCAGAGTTTTCCAGAGCTAGGCCACCGGGCAAAGAGGCAGGATTTAAACTGGTCTATGCCCTGggtggaagagagagacagaaaaaactcaaaagataaagaaatagaagacagagTCAGGAACCAGAAAGTTAGGCTAAATGTTGCCAGAAGCTGGAGACATGTATAAATACTAAAGTAACGGGAAAGGAGAGCAGAGTTTTGAATTGTGTTTCTAATGTAGAACCAAAATGTAGGCCAGGTGGCAGtctttggaaaagaaaagcaacaattAATAGAAAGCCTTCAGAATCCAGAAATACACCTGTGACCTAAGGCCCATAGGGAACCCATCTCAGTAGTACAATGTCACATTCATCATTGAGAGTGTTCAAAAGAGAATTTGGGAACACAGAGAGTTGTTGCCATTCAAATACCAACATTTTGACTACATactgacagagaaagaaaatgtttggaaCATGTTAGGATACAGGGGACTTTGGTTGTGAGTCATAGGCCAGTTTGGAAAAGCAGGCCTGTGAAAGCAGGATCAATTTACAACAAAGCTTCAGGCTGCATGGGAAGACTCAGGGCTTCCCTGCAAATTTCTGATGTTGGCAGAGCTATTTAATAattcaggaaagaaaagacaacaCTAGAACCTGCCAAGAAGATGTCCAGTCTAGGCTGCTTACCACAGTTCAGACTTGGGGAGCTGGAGGTGAGGCAGCGAGAACTCAGCTCCCTGATCCAGGAGCCCAGTAAGCAAAGCCTGGGGACTGAGACGAAACAGATCCCCTTTCCTGGTCCGACAGCTCTACAGGTCCAAGTTTGGGCTCTCTTAGCCCATACTCACTAGTTCACTTCTGTTTGGTGGTGCTGGTACCTACCAGCTACAGCTTGATACCTAACAGTTCCTAGTATATAGGCCTGGAACAGAAGGGCCCCTCCCCATCTGCCCCAAGCCTCTGTGAAGCAGAACCACCCACTGAATGTCAGTGGGATGACTGTCAATGGGATGGGCAATTGCTCACCAGTGGGAAACTTGAcctcattttttcaaatgttgaagtTGAGAAACAAGGGAGGGGTGGAAGGCATGAACTATTCTGTCACCAAGAGAAAAAGAGCCCAGGAGACTTCCCACATCCCTCCCTGGAACCCACACTCCTCCTCTACCACTTAACCCCAGCCTAGGCTGGGGCAGTTTGACTAGAGAGACGAAAGAATTGAAGCACTGCCACCACCATATCCTCCGCCAGTGCACCATTTCTCTAAGTTGTTGAAATCACTGgagaatgaaaaaggaagaagatagGAGCTCCATGAAGTAGGAATTCaaacaaggagaaaaacaggccaggcatggtggttcacgcctgtaatcccagcactttgggaggctgaggtgcgtggatcatttgatgtcaggagtttgagaccagcctgatcaacatggtgaaaccctgtctctactaaaaatacgcaAATTAGCCGGGaatcatggtgcatgcctgtaatctcagctactagggaggctgaggcaggaaaattgcttgaacccaggaggcggaggttgcagcgagctgagattgtgccactgcactccaacctgggcaacaaagtaagactttgtctcaaaaaaacaaaaaagaaaaaggagaaaaacaaattccCAGAAGGCAGCCAGTCCTCTGGCCTAGAGAGCTGAGGATCCCCAAGAGCCCTGACAGAAAGAGAACAGGTTTCTCCAAAAAGaatgtctccaagaaaaaagaaaaaagacttgcTAGACTAGCTGATGCTATTGGCCTTCTAAAACAGCCTATTGGGAGGCTATTAGAAGGTGGAAAAAGCTAGCAGTAACTTCCAAGAAAACCagataaatgaaagtaaaataaagaaattactagcaagaggagaaacaaaaaataaaattggaaatataaTAGTAAACTAATATACTCAAGTGTGAATAATGTTTGCATAGAAATCATAGTGTAACCACTGAACATtgctctaaaatttaaaatataattacattgAAAGGATGGTGGTGGAATGTACTAGAAGAGGAAGTTGATAGACAATGCCTAAAATGTTGAATCAAAAGATAGTGATATACAGTACACATATTACTTCAAAATGCAGAGATGTAAGAAGAAATAGTTAAAATCTAATGTATTAATAGTTGTTTTAGCGAAAAGAGACTGGGCATCAGGAGAGGAAAGGACTACTGTTCCAGGGCATAAGTTTTTTAATGCCTATTGACTTTAGAAATCATAACCATGTAttactttgaaaagataaaaattaacttaGCAAAGAAACAGTAAGAGGTAAAGAAATGGAGTTAACATGTATAGACAAATCTCTCTGGAAGCTTGGTAACAAAAGTGATGAGAAAGGTCCTGAGGTAATATGGGAGATGTGAAGTCCAGAGAaggttttgtttgctttaacATGGGAAAGGGAGGAATGTACCTGGATGCTGATACAAAGCCTCCCATAGAGAGGTCAGGTTAGAAATGCAGAAGAGAAAGGCAAGCACCAGAGGGGGGAATGGAGAATGGGGATTGGGACAGGATTCGAAGCAAAGGCAAAAGATTGGCCTTTGACAGGAGGCTGGAAGGAACAGCATCCATTCATTCCTGAGGAAAGTGACAGAGGTTGTTTGGCAGAGAAAGTCAGGTGTGTGGGTTTTGTGGTCAGAAGATAAGCATGGTCATGTCTGAGTCTCCATATGCTCTGTGAAGTACATGTAAGAGTATCTCCCATGAGTGAGAGGGCAGGGGTGGTTGAGGAGAGGAGACACCTTAAGGAGGCCACTGCAAGCCTTCCCTCCTgtgcacctctcctcctcctccaaggcCTCTTGTGCCCACTGCTCAGGGAGTACCCCAGAGTCCAGGGGAACAGGCAGGAATGGGACTGGCCTTTCCCAGTGCCTTGACCAAGATGAGGCTAGCGACAAAAACAAGACTGCCAAGAACCAGGACCCAGAGACCAAGATGGGAAGATAAAAGAGTGAGACACAGTTATGTAGTGAGGGTGACAGAGAGAGCAGAAAGGCCACCTACTGCAAAGGCACCAGGTCTGGAGACCACTGTGCCAGATTCAGAATCACACCTGAAGAAAGGAGGAATGAGATGCATGGAACCAACTATAATTGGAGGGTGGAGGCAAGAGATGAAATGAGTCCTCCCTGCCTATCCACCCTGGCCTGGCTACAGGCAACACTGATAATTGCAACTAAGTCCCAAAAAGGGCAGGGGTggagacaaaagaaagagaaaccaagCCTGGGAATAGCAAGAGATCAAAAGAGTAAAGAGTCAGAGAAGAGATACAGAGAGATATcagaaaaatgagcaaacaaaatagaaagtcagagagagatgAAGCCAGCTGGTAGGTATGAGTCTCTCACTTtcccatacacacatacacacatacttacaCACTCACTCTATACACAGTGTTTTTTCACAGCAAACTGTTAGAAACAAGGGCAATGAGAAAAACATGTGAAGCAATTGGAGTTTCTCAATCAAGCTGCAGTGTTCCCACATTCATTATACTCTTTCCCTACCTATGGAGGCAGATCCCAAGGCAAAGTTGAACACATGTCTTCATCCTCTTGCTTCCAGGCCTTCTTTTTGACACAGGCAGGAGCTCCAACCCCAGTCTGTCCCCTCTTATACAAGGGCCCTTTGAGACAGTCCCCTCAGGCTCCCCAAAGGTCACCATCTTCTCCTTTATACCTTGGTCAGTTTTGATGGAGTTAGCACATGGATTTGGTAAGCTTAAAGGTCTTCTTGAGACAGGAGATCCTGTGGCCATTTTGGAGGTATCTGTCTCTGCTGCTAGAAGCTGTCTTTTCTCAAGAGTATTGTCACAAGgcttttgtaaaccaaaaagtatctgagacaggtctcaatcaatttagaaagtttattttgccaaggttaagatGTGcctatgacacagcctcaggaggtcctgaagTAATGTGCCTAAGGTGGTCGggacacagcttggttttatacattttagggagacatgagacatcaatcaatatatgtaagacgtacattggttcagtccagaaaagTGGGACAAGTCAAAGCAGGGagagggcttccaggtcataggtagataagacaTAAACAGTtgcattatttttagtttctgatcagcctttcactgaatacacaatttacaggAACAGTCACTTATGCCTTAGTCTAGCTTAGTGAAATAATGGagcaaggaagcaatcagatatgcatttgtatCATGTTaacagagggatgactttgagttctgctTTTTATCCACAAGGAATTTTCCCGTGGGCAAATTGTGacggaggtatgtagcttttttttttttttttttaatctttgtagctatcttatttaggaatagagTGGGAGGCAAGTATGCCCACAGTACCCAGtctgacttttccctttggcttagtgatttgggggaactgaggtttattttccttttgcatttccccacttttctttttaaaaagctttcaaagAAAGCATTTTAGAGGAAAATGAGTCTTTGGGCTGAGGTTTTGTCTGATCTCTCATGGCTaggatggtttattcctagaCGGGTAGGTCC
Protein-coding regions in this window:
- the NLRP10 gene encoding NACHT, LRR and PYD domains-containing protein 10, coding for MAMAKARKPREALLWALSDLEENDFKKLKFYLRDMTLSEGQPPLARGELEGLIPVDLAELLISKYGEKEAVKVVLKGLKVMNLLELVDQLSHICLHDYREVYREHVRCLEEWQEAGVNGRYNQVLLVAKPSSESPESLACPFPEQELESVTVEALFDSGEKPSLAPSLVVLQGSAGTGKTTLARKMVLDWATGTLYPGRFDYVFYVSCKEVVLLLESKLEQLLFWCCGDNQAPVTEILRQPERLLFILDGFDELQRPFEEKLKKRGLSPKESLLHLLIRRHTLPTCSLLITTRPLALRNLEPLLKQARHVHILGFSEEERARYFSSYFTDEKQADRAFDIVQKNDILYKACQVPGICWVVCSWLQGQMERGKVVLETPRNSTDIFMAYVSTFLPPDDDGGCSELSRHRVLRSLCSLAAEGIQHQRFLFEEAELRKHNLDGPRLAAFLSSNDYQLGLAIKKFYSFRHISFQDFFHAMSYLVKEDQSRLGKESRREVQRLLEVKEQEGNDEMTLTMQFLLDISKKDSFSNLELKFCFRISPCLAQDLKHFKEQMESMKHNRTWDLEFSLYEAKIKNLVKGIQMNNVSFKIKHSNEKKSQSQNLFSVKSSLSHGPKEEQKCPSVHGQKEGKDNIAGTQKEASTGKGRGTEETPKNTYI